One segment of Streptomyces sp. YIM 121038 DNA contains the following:
- a CDS encoding N-acetylmuramoyl-L-alanine amidase, translated as MGDVSEKKDADGSAEPSPEPGRGSSRRALLIGGAAVGVGAAFLARDELGRLWWRLPGVVKKRREGEVDAPGAQWTAASGANWRRADRPSDYAIDRVVIHVVQGGYASALKVFKDPGHGAAAHYVIRKDGHVAQMIRELDVAYHAGNRDMNERSVGIEHEGFVERKASFTDAMYAASARLTAGICRRYDIPVDRKHIIGHVEVEGTDHTDPGPHWDWDRYLRLVRAAREAPRRRPGTDRPSAKP; from the coding sequence ATGGGGGACGTGAGCGAGAAGAAGGACGCGGACGGGAGCGCGGAGCCGTCGCCGGAGCCCGGGCGCGGGTCGTCCCGGCGCGCCCTGCTCATCGGCGGCGCCGCGGTGGGCGTCGGCGCGGCCTTCCTGGCGCGCGACGAGCTCGGCCGCCTGTGGTGGCGCCTGCCGGGGGTCGTGAAGAAGCGCAGGGAGGGCGAGGTGGACGCGCCCGGCGCGCAGTGGACAGCGGCGTCCGGCGCGAACTGGCGGCGCGCCGACCGCCCCTCGGACTACGCGATCGACCGCGTGGTGATCCACGTGGTGCAGGGCGGGTACGCCTCGGCGCTGAAGGTCTTCAAGGACCCCGGCCACGGCGCCGCCGCGCACTACGTGATCCGCAAGGACGGCCACGTCGCCCAGATGATCCGCGAGCTCGACGTGGCCTACCACGCGGGCAACAGGGACATGAACGAGCGCAGCGTGGGCATCGAGCACGAGGGCTTCGTGGAGCGGAAGGCCTCGTTCACGGACGCGATGTACGCCGCGTCCGCGCGCCTGACGGCCGGGATCTGCCGCCGGTACGACATCCCCGTGGACCGGAAGCACATCATCGGCCACGTGGAGGTCGAGGGCACGGACCACACCGACCCGGGCCCGCACTGGGACTGGGACCGGTATCTGCGCCTGGTGCGCGCGGCCCGCGAAGCCCCGCGAAGACGGCCAGGGACGGACCGGCCCTCGGCCAAGCCCTAG
- a CDS encoding cysteine desulfurase family protein — protein sequence MAYLDHAATTPMLPEAIAALTAQLAVTGNASSLHAAGRRARRTVEESRETLADALGARPSEVVFTSGGTEADNLAVKGLYWARRAADPARTRVLASPVEHHAVLDAVDWLGEHEGATVEYLPVDAHGRVHPEALREAIARDPGSVALATVMWANNEIGTLQPVRELADVCAEFDVPLHADAVQAFGQVPVDFGASGLAAMTVSGHKIGGPYGIGALLLGRAYSPVPVLHGGGQERHVRSGTLDVPAVAAFAVAGRLAAERRAWFAREVGALRDGLVDAVRAAVPDAVLGGDPDPAGRLPANAHFTFPGCEGDSLLLLLDAQGIECSTGSACTAGVAQPSHVLLATGTDPDLARGTLRFSLGHTSTKADVDAVAAAIGPAVERARSAGLS from the coding sequence ATGGCCTACCTCGACCACGCCGCGACCACGCCCATGCTTCCGGAGGCGATCGCGGCGCTGACCGCGCAGCTCGCCGTCACCGGCAACGCCTCCTCGCTGCACGCGGCCGGCCGCCGGGCGCGGCGCACCGTCGAGGAGTCCCGCGAGACGCTCGCCGACGCGCTCGGCGCCCGCCCCAGCGAGGTGGTGTTCACCTCCGGCGGCACGGAGGCCGACAACCTCGCGGTGAAGGGCCTGTACTGGGCGCGCCGCGCCGCCGACCCGGCCCGCACCCGCGTCCTCGCCAGCCCCGTCGAGCACCACGCCGTCCTCGACGCCGTCGACTGGCTCGGGGAGCACGAGGGCGCCACCGTCGAGTACCTCCCCGTCGACGCGCACGGGCGCGTGCACCCCGAGGCGCTCCGCGAGGCCATCGCCCGCGACCCCGGCAGCGTCGCCCTCGCCACCGTCATGTGGGCCAACAATGAGATCGGCACCCTCCAGCCGGTGCGCGAACTGGCCGACGTCTGCGCCGAGTTCGACGTGCCGCTGCACGCCGACGCCGTGCAGGCCTTCGGTCAGGTGCCCGTCGACTTCGGCGCCTCCGGGCTCGCCGCGATGACCGTCTCCGGCCACAAGATCGGCGGCCCCTACGGCATCGGCGCCCTGCTGCTCGGGCGCGCCTACAGCCCCGTGCCCGTGCTGCACGGCGGCGGCCAGGAGCGGCACGTGCGCTCCGGCACGCTCGACGTGCCCGCCGTCGCCGCCTTCGCCGTGGCCGGGCGGCTCGCCGCCGAGCGCCGCGCGTGGTTCGCCCGCGAGGTCGGGGCGCTCCGCGACGGCCTGGTCGACGCCGTCCGCGCCGCCGTGCCCGACGCCGTCCTCGGCGGGGACCCGGACCCCGCGGGCCGGCTGCCCGCCAACGCCCACTTCACCTTCCCCGGCTGCGAGGGCGACTCGCTCCTGCTGCTCCTGGACGCGCAGGGCATCGAGTGCTCGACCGGCTCGGCCTGCACCGCTGGTGTCGCCCAGCCCAGCCACGTGCTGCTCGCCACCGGCACCGACCCCGACCTCGCGCGCGGGACGCTGCGCTTCTCGCTCGGCCACACGTCCACGAAGGCGGACGTGGACGCGGTGGCGGCGGCGATCGGCCCGGCGGTGGAGCGGGCGCGGTCGGCGGGCCTGAGCTAG